A single region of the Polyodon spathula isolate WHYD16114869_AA chromosome 5, ASM1765450v1, whole genome shotgun sequence genome encodes:
- the ninl gene encoding ninein-like protein isoform X4: MKCSSKKEATACSGMDEAEQNRYVSQLKDVFDSCDTTGTGYLDQEELTELCHRLHLEAHAPVLLKTLLGTDHYARVNFEEFKEGFVAVLSNSLELSTSEEESSYLEPAVPEEIKPKYVKGTKQYGRRSQPELPDSEVKITADSEEPLPYKPTDLFLPGNRRARLRRSTSLESVESLKSDEETASSKEPQNETFEAQGQMRTWNPDVLDSPRQTSSPRVDSADISDSQMQTIWAELGVGGSGYLNRQELSVVCDNVGLTDLHAEELDILFRKLDKNRSGRVSLSEFQRGLFRHSPLSAHASSTPCKPRLKRALHQAFEESPHRTATPSLLCTVTGPRLLSCINDGTGYVNPEKVIGIWREEGISNSKEILQALEFRLDEKLNLSELTLALDNELLVSRNGLHQAALVSYKNEIQFLQGQVEQSCKERDKVKADLEKAEKRNLQLAREVDDRHAAMEHLNESKVKDLEQEYKEKLSTLRSEMDKERELIMQQTNKQRAKLEEEIELLRANDASLQEEVVMTTKENSRLEKEVVELVEKLTDSQKTVSKLQKDLDLMLVEKFGSLDPHNTELFNQEERFAEIIKEFEQQCREMRDRNDELQSELEILRSQVQDRRSRHSLRNNKPLLIEADSRAPPTDSDSDDADIVKKNKYLGVRRHQPTAGRKGNVASENDPANISIETEMAIEQIKEKHQQEVQDLKIQLETKVNFYERNIVLMNRNVELERKNIEQDFKIEISELEEQKAELEEKCERLQGVISELREQLQRPGQSQDLEKRFHQERADMEQYYAKEITGLAERLTKEKNQLELELHEKHKEEMVQLRAQLQGVTEENSALKEKLAVCQQDVRKLEVDVNRQRKQTEQMKSEKEKMQSEVELLFKENTRYREEVFEISTRNLQLSSENADLNAKIKTDQRTIQLLNERLAQISLQKEEEAVVARQLQEASGRLEREQLQQQSGWQRDKELMEQELQISKEKLQRLKEVESEFSSLTLKHQWLEQDKDRLVKELEEQNEKTERLETTLQNVSDQADELRSALQAANQDKGSLTKETVTKQKILQETEDKIKQLETNVQRLRQEKEQLQTSYRQADEQEKISLRKECEALRSQLQHCQHKIELIHAQESELQRVNQDCQTLRRKQTQLEACLVEAQDQLLEASTTLTLAQSQHVREVQQLKEQAGTAVSRDQVAQLQSQLAEEEHRGQRLQEQINIQAEQASKQMALQQEQYKQVLKQMEERMEEVEAKLKNLRLVLQEKVTQLKEQLASNAKSNVLLKDLYVENSQLMKALQVTEQRQKSAEKKNFIMEEKIAALNKLLRKITPASLTV, from the exons ATGAAGTGCAGCAGCAAAAA GGAGGCTACAGCATGCAGTGGGATGGATGAAGCAGAACAGAACCGATATGTGTCTCAGCTCAAGGACGTGTTTGACAGCTGTGACACCACCGGCACTGGATACCTGGACCAGGAGGAGCTGACAGAACTGTGTCACAGGCTCCACCTCGAGGCTCATGCGCCTGTGTTGCTGAAGACATTGCTGGGGACTGACCACTATGCCAGG GTAAACTTTGAAGAGTTTAAAGAAGGTTTTGTAGCAGTGTTGTCAAACTCCCTGGAACTCAGCACTTCAGAAGAGGAGAGCAGCTACCTGGAACCAG CAGTCCCAGAAGAGATTAAGCCCAAATATGTCAAGGGAACCAAGCAGTATGGTCGCAGGTCTCAGCCTGAGCTCCCAGACTCAGAGGTGAAAATCACAGCAGATTCAGAGGAGCCGCTTCCCTACAAACCCACTGACCTGTTCCTGCCAGGCAACAGGAGAGCTCGGCTGAGACGCTCCACATCTCTGGAGAGTGTGGAG AGCCTCAAATCGGATGAAGAGACTGCCAGCAGTAAAGAACCACAGAATGAGACATTCGAAGCACAAG GCCAGATGAGAACATGGAACCCTGACGTTCTTGACAGTCCAAGGCAGACCTCCAGTCCCCGAGTGGACAGCGCTGATATCTCAGACAGCCAGATGCAGACCATTTGGGCGGAACTGGGTGTGGGGGGCAGTGGCTATCTCAACAGACAAGAGCTCTCTGTGGTTTGTGACAACGTTGGCCTCACGGATCTGCATGCTGAG GAGCTAGACATCCTCTTCAGGAAGCTGGATAAAAACCGGAGTGGCAGAGTGAGCCTCAGTGAGTTTCAGCGAGGGCTGTTCCGACACTCCCCTCTGTCTGCACATGCCTCCTCCACCCCCTGCAAACCCAGACTCAAGCGTGCTCTTCATCAG gcTTTTGAGGAAAGCCCTCATAGAACAGCCACACCGTCTCTCCTCTGCACAGTAACAGGGCCTCGCCTGCTGTCCTGTATTAACGATGGCACTGGGTATGTGAATCCAGAGAAGGTCATTGGCATCTGGCGAGAGGAGGGGATCTCTAACAGCAAAGAGATTTTACAG gCTCTAGAGTTCCGCCTTGATGAGAAACTGAACCTTTCTGAGCTGACTCTTGCCCTGGACAATGAGCTTCTGGTGTCCAGAAATGGACTCCACCAAGCTGCTTTGGTCtcctataaaaatgaaatacaatttctGCA ggggCAAGTAGAACAGAGCTGCAAGGAGAGAGACAAGGTAAAGGCAGACCTGGAGAAGGCAGAAAAGAGGAACTTGCAGCTAGCCAGGGAGGTGGACGATCGGCATGCTGCCATGGAGCACCTGAATGAAAGCAAAGTCAA GGATCTTGAACAGGAGTACAAGGAGAAGCTGTCAACCCTGAGAAGTGAAATGGACAAGGAGCGAGAGCTGATCATGCAGCAGACCAACAAGCAGAGAGCCAAGCTGGAGGAGGAAATTGAATTGCTGCGAGCCAATGATGCTAGCCTCCAGGAGGAAGTCGTCATGACAACAAAG GAGAACAGTCGTTTGGAGAAGGAAGTTGTTGAGCTGGTGGAAAAGCTGACAGATTCACAGAAAACAGTTTCTAAACTACAAAAAGACCTGGACCTCATGTTGGTGGAAAAG TTTGGTAGCCTGGATCCACACAATACAGAGCTGTTCAATCAGGAGGAGCGGTTTGCAGAGATAATCAAGGAGTTTGAACAGCAATGCAGG GAGATGCGGGACAGAAACGATGAGCTGCAGTCCGAGTTGGAGATTCTCCGGTCCCAGGTGCAGGACAGGAGGTCTCGACACTCCCTGAGGAACAACAAGCCCCTCCTCATCGAGGCTGACAGCAGGGCCCCCCCCACTGACTCGGACTCTG atGATGCAGATAtagtaaagaaaaacaagtatCTCGGAGTAAGAAGACATCAGCCCACTGCAGGGAGAAAGG GTAATGTTGCCTCTGAAAATGATCCTGCTAACATTAGCATTGAAACAGAGATGGCTATTGAGCAGATAAAGGAGAAGCATCAGCAAGAAGTCCAGGACCTGAAAATACAGCTGGAAACCAAG gtcAATTTTTATGAGAGGAATATTGTGCTGATGAACAGGAATGTTGAGCTGGAGCGTAAAAACATCGAGCAGGACTTCAAGATCGAGATCAGTGAGCTGGAGGAGCAGAAAGCCGAGCTGGAAGAGAAGTGCGAGCGGCTGCAGGGGGTTATCTCTGAACTGAGAGAGCAGCTGCAGAGGCCAGGCCAGAGCCAGGACCTGGAGAAGAGGTTCCACCAGGAGAGAGCTGACATGGAGCAGTACTATGCCAAAGAGATCACTGGCCTTGCAGAGAGGCTAACCAAGGAGAAGAACCAGCTAGAGCTGGAACTGCATGAGAAACATAAAGAGGAGATGGTGCAGCTAAG GGCTCAACTTCAGGGAGTTACTGAGGAAAACTCTGCACTCAAAGAAAAACTAGCTGTATGCCAGCAAGATGTCCGCAAGCTAGAAGTTGATGTAAATAGACAGag aaaacaaacagaacagatgAAGAGTGAAAAGGAGAAGATGCAAAGTGAAGTCGAACTTCTCTTCAAAGAG AACACAAGGTACAGGGAAGAGGTGTTTGAAATCAGCACCAGGAACCTGCAGCTGAGCAGTGAGAATGCAGACCTGAATGCCAAGATCAAGACTGACCAGAGAACCATTCAGCTGCTGAACGAGAGGCTTGCACAGATCTCCCTGCAGAAGGAAGAGGAGGCTGTGGTTGCTAGACAATTGCAGGAAGCATCAGGCAGGCTTGAGAGAGAGCAGCTTCAGCAGCAATCTGGATGGCAGAGAGACAAAGAGCTGATGGAACAAGAGCTGCAAATCTCAAAAGAAAAG CTGCAGAGGCTGAAAGAAGTGGAGTCTGAATTTTCAAGTTTAACACTAAAACATCAGTGGCTGGAGCAGGACAAGGATCGTCTGGTTAAAGAGCTTGAGGAACAGAACGAGAAG ACTGAGAGGTTAGAAACCACTCTACAGAATGTTAGCGATCAGGCAGATGAGCTGCGCTCTGCACTCCAGGCAGCCAATCAGGACAAAGGATCCCTGACGAAAGAGACTGTGACAAAGCAGAAGATACTGCAGGAGACTGAGGACAAG ATCAAGCAGCTCGAAACAAATGTACAGCGGCTACGACAAGAAAAAGAGCAGCTACAGACCAGCTACCGGCAGGCAGATGAACAGGAGAAAATCTCTCTCAGGAAGGAGTGTGAAGCTCTTCGTTCACAGCTGCAACATTGTCAGCATAAG ATTGAGCTAATACATGCACAGGAGAGTGAGCTACAACGTGTGAACCAGGACTGTCAAACACTAAGAAGAAAACAGACTCAGTTGGAAGCATGCCTGGTGGAAGCTCAGGATCAG CTCCTGGAGGCCAGCACGACCCTGACACTGGCACAGTCTCAGCACGTGAGGGAGGTGCAGCAGCTGAAGGAGCAGGCAGGTACTGCGGTGTCCAGGGATCAGGTGGCACAGCTGCAGAGCCAGCTGGCAGAGGAGGAGCACAGAGGCCAGCGGCTGCAGGAGCAGATTAACATTCAGGCTGAGCAGGCTAGCAAACAGATGGCTCTTCAGCAG GAACAATACAAGCAAGTTCTGAAACAAATGGAGGAAAGGATGGAAGAGGTAGAGGCCAAACTGAAGAATCTGCGACTGGTGCTTCAGGAGAAGGTGACCCAGCTTAAAGAGCAG CTCGCCAGCAATGCAAAGTCTAATGTGCTGCTTAAGGACCTCTATGTGGAGAACTCGCAGCTGATGAAGGCTCTGCAGGTGACGGAGCAGCGGCAGAAAAGCGCAGAGAAGAAGAATTTCATCATGGAGGAAAAGATTGCAGCGCTGAACAAGCTGCTCCGCAAAATCACCCCAGCATCGCTGACAGTATAG
- the ninl gene encoding ninein-like protein isoform X3, whose protein sequence is MDEAEQNRYVSQLKDVFDSCDTTGTGYLDQEELTELCHRLHLEAHAPVLLKTLLGTDHYARVNFEEFKEGFVAVLSNSLELSTSEEESSYLEPAVPEEIKPKYVKGTKQYGRRSQPELPDSEVKITADSEEPLPYKPTDLFLPGNRRARLRRSTSLESVESLKSDEETASSKEPQNETFEAQGQMRTWNPDVLDSPRQTSSPRVDSADISDSQMQTIWAELGVGGSGYLNRQELSVVCDNVGLTDLHAEELDILFRKLDKNRSGRVSLSEFQRGLFRHSPLSAHASSTPCKPRLKRALHQAFEESPHRTATPSLLCTVTGPRLLSCINDGTGYVNPEKVIGIWREEGISNSKEILQALEFRLDEKLNLSELTLALDNELLVSRNGLHQAALVSYKNEIQFLQGQVEQSCKERDKVKADLEKAEKRNLQLAREVDDRHAAMEHLNESKVKDLEQEYKEKLSTLRSEMDKERELIMQQTNKQRAKLEEEIELLRANDASLQEEVVMTTKENSRLEKEVVELVEKLTDSQKTVSKLQKDLDLMLVEKFGSLDPHNTELFNQEERFAEIIKEFEQQCREMRDRNDELQSELEILRSQVQDRRSRHSLRNNKPLLIEADSRAPPTDSDSDDADIVKKNKYLGVRRHQPTAGRKGNVASENDPANISIETEMAIEQIKEKHQQEVQDLKIQLETKVNFYERNIVLMNRNVELERKNIEQDFKIEISELEEQKAELEEKCERLQGVISELREQLQRPGQSQDLEKRFHQERADMEQYYAKEITGLAERLTKEKNQLELELHEKHKEEMVQLRKEAADLEQRLSQMETQHAEAQHIFLQQNHKLQKLQEKLSQEKHQWEAKERDLLVECRKDKLRTEEKLNEEQVMICNSFAMDKKMMEDHYTEQINLLNNEIGTLKTEFEKMKGMGTLPVHSEDCEALKETLENRIAFIKDQGDLIKQLTSDLKLKEEEVEMLKRREDNLLSLKLQQKQHLTSVQAKLSELKEKQEVMENYSPRCKECQQLQILLQAQEEDAKLLRKVVQDLHEHLKNSRDEELQLKARLKSEEDDKERLLENAKNLSSRCEQLQVHLKTQDDLMLLRINKQDLLDELKQREFDVAEQNLKLAFEVKDKARLLEEITKHIDLCRQLSSGLVEKAAVTKEKTKHLLQLQYVDPLVLEHGVQLDSEVKETGQLKTKLKENLDILKHNLMLLKDHMSTIQQLSAKLQDKEEEVFLLRKQAGDLSGLLQQREQEAQTQMHQVKEEFEMEKLKLKDQLLQMEKLVTKLEAVSGEGRTHRAQLQGVTEENSALKEKLAVCQQDVRKLEVDVNRQRKQTEQMKSEKEKMQSEVELLFKENTRYREEVFEISTRNLQLSSENADLNAKIKTDQRTIQLLNERLAQISLQKEEEAVVARQLQEASGRLEREQLQQQSGWQRDKELMEQELQISKEKLQRLKEVESEFSSLTLKHQWLEQDKDRLVKELEEQNEKTERLETTLQNVSDQADELRSALQAANQDKGSLTKETVTKQKILQETEDKIKQLETNVQRLRQEKEQLQTSYRQADEQEKISLRKECEALRSQLQHCQHKIELIHAQESELQRVNQDCQTLRRKQTQLEACLVEAQDQLLEASTTLTLAQSQHVREVQQLKEQAGTAVSRDQVAQLQSQLAEEEHRGQRLQEQINIQAEQASKQMALQQEQYKQVLKQMEERMEEVEAKLKNLRLVLQEKVTQLKEQLASNAKSNVLLKDLYVENSQLMKALQVTEQRQKSAEKKNFIMEEKIAALNKLLRKITPASLTV, encoded by the exons ATGGATGAAGCAGAACAGAACCGATATGTGTCTCAGCTCAAGGACGTGTTTGACAGCTGTGACACCACCGGCACTGGATACCTGGACCAGGAGGAGCTGACAGAACTGTGTCACAGGCTCCACCTCGAGGCTCATGCGCCTGTGTTGCTGAAGACATTGCTGGGGACTGACCACTATGCCAGG GTAAACTTTGAAGAGTTTAAAGAAGGTTTTGTAGCAGTGTTGTCAAACTCCCTGGAACTCAGCACTTCAGAAGAGGAGAGCAGCTACCTGGAACCAG CAGTCCCAGAAGAGATTAAGCCCAAATATGTCAAGGGAACCAAGCAGTATGGTCGCAGGTCTCAGCCTGAGCTCCCAGACTCAGAGGTGAAAATCACAGCAGATTCAGAGGAGCCGCTTCCCTACAAACCCACTGACCTGTTCCTGCCAGGCAACAGGAGAGCTCGGCTGAGACGCTCCACATCTCTGGAGAGTGTGGAG AGCCTCAAATCGGATGAAGAGACTGCCAGCAGTAAAGAACCACAGAATGAGACATTCGAAGCACAAG GCCAGATGAGAACATGGAACCCTGACGTTCTTGACAGTCCAAGGCAGACCTCCAGTCCCCGAGTGGACAGCGCTGATATCTCAGACAGCCAGATGCAGACCATTTGGGCGGAACTGGGTGTGGGGGGCAGTGGCTATCTCAACAGACAAGAGCTCTCTGTGGTTTGTGACAACGTTGGCCTCACGGATCTGCATGCTGAG GAGCTAGACATCCTCTTCAGGAAGCTGGATAAAAACCGGAGTGGCAGAGTGAGCCTCAGTGAGTTTCAGCGAGGGCTGTTCCGACACTCCCCTCTGTCTGCACATGCCTCCTCCACCCCCTGCAAACCCAGACTCAAGCGTGCTCTTCATCAG gcTTTTGAGGAAAGCCCTCATAGAACAGCCACACCGTCTCTCCTCTGCACAGTAACAGGGCCTCGCCTGCTGTCCTGTATTAACGATGGCACTGGGTATGTGAATCCAGAGAAGGTCATTGGCATCTGGCGAGAGGAGGGGATCTCTAACAGCAAAGAGATTTTACAG gCTCTAGAGTTCCGCCTTGATGAGAAACTGAACCTTTCTGAGCTGACTCTTGCCCTGGACAATGAGCTTCTGGTGTCCAGAAATGGACTCCACCAAGCTGCTTTGGTCtcctataaaaatgaaatacaatttctGCA ggggCAAGTAGAACAGAGCTGCAAGGAGAGAGACAAGGTAAAGGCAGACCTGGAGAAGGCAGAAAAGAGGAACTTGCAGCTAGCCAGGGAGGTGGACGATCGGCATGCTGCCATGGAGCACCTGAATGAAAGCAAAGTCAA GGATCTTGAACAGGAGTACAAGGAGAAGCTGTCAACCCTGAGAAGTGAAATGGACAAGGAGCGAGAGCTGATCATGCAGCAGACCAACAAGCAGAGAGCCAAGCTGGAGGAGGAAATTGAATTGCTGCGAGCCAATGATGCTAGCCTCCAGGAGGAAGTCGTCATGACAACAAAG GAGAACAGTCGTTTGGAGAAGGAAGTTGTTGAGCTGGTGGAAAAGCTGACAGATTCACAGAAAACAGTTTCTAAACTACAAAAAGACCTGGACCTCATGTTGGTGGAAAAG TTTGGTAGCCTGGATCCACACAATACAGAGCTGTTCAATCAGGAGGAGCGGTTTGCAGAGATAATCAAGGAGTTTGAACAGCAATGCAGG GAGATGCGGGACAGAAACGATGAGCTGCAGTCCGAGTTGGAGATTCTCCGGTCCCAGGTGCAGGACAGGAGGTCTCGACACTCCCTGAGGAACAACAAGCCCCTCCTCATCGAGGCTGACAGCAGGGCCCCCCCCACTGACTCGGACTCTG atGATGCAGATAtagtaaagaaaaacaagtatCTCGGAGTAAGAAGACATCAGCCCACTGCAGGGAGAAAGG GTAATGTTGCCTCTGAAAATGATCCTGCTAACATTAGCATTGAAACAGAGATGGCTATTGAGCAGATAAAGGAGAAGCATCAGCAAGAAGTCCAGGACCTGAAAATACAGCTGGAAACCAAG gtcAATTTTTATGAGAGGAATATTGTGCTGATGAACAGGAATGTTGAGCTGGAGCGTAAAAACATCGAGCAGGACTTCAAGATCGAGATCAGTGAGCTGGAGGAGCAGAAAGCCGAGCTGGAAGAGAAGTGCGAGCGGCTGCAGGGGGTTATCTCTGAACTGAGAGAGCAGCTGCAGAGGCCAGGCCAGAGCCAGGACCTGGAGAAGAGGTTCCACCAGGAGAGAGCTGACATGGAGCAGTACTATGCCAAAGAGATCACTGGCCTTGCAGAGAGGCTAACCAAGGAGAAGAACCAGCTAGAGCTGGAACTGCATGAGAAACATAAAGAGGAGATGGTGCAGCTAAG GAAAGAAGCTGCAGATCTCGAGCAAAGGCTATCCCAAATGGAAACACAACATGCTGAAGCCCAACACATTTTCCTGCAGCAAAACCACAAACTACAGAAATTGCAGGAGAAATTGAGTCAAGAAAAGCATCAATGGGAGGCTAAGGAGAGAGACCTTCTTGTGGAGTGCAGGAAAGATAAGCTGAGAACTGAAGAAAAGTTGAATGAAGAACAAGTCATGATCTGCAACAGTTTCGCCATGGATAAGAAGATGATGGAGGATCACTACACGGAGCAGataaacctgctgaacaatgaaATTGGTACACTTAAAACTGAGTTTGAAAAGATGAAAGGCATGGGAACTCTTCCAGTACATTCAGAAGATTGTGAAGCACTGAAAGAGACTCTTGAAAATCGTATTGCATTCATTAAGGACCAGGGTGATTTAATTAAACAGCTGACTTCTGATCTTAAATTAAAGGAAGAGGAGGTAGAGATGCTGAAGAGGAGAGAAGATAACCTTCTCAGTCTTAAATTACAGCAGAAACAGCATTTGACTTCAGTACAGGCCAAGCTATCAGAGCTTAAAGAAAAACAGGAGGTTATGGAGAATTATAGTCCTCGGTGTAAAGAGTGTCAGCAGTTACAAATCCTGCTGCAGGCACAGGAAGAAGATGCAAAGCTGCTGAGAAAGGTGGTGCAAGACTTGCATGAACACTTGAAAAACAGCAGAGATGAGGAGCTACAGCTGAAAGCCAGGCTGAAGTCTGAGGAGGATGACAAGGAGAGACTTcttgaaaatgcaaaaaatctaAGTAGCCGGTGCGAGCAGCTGCAAGTCCATCTAAAAACACAAGATGATTTAATGCTACtgagaataaataaacaagaccTGCTAGATGAATTAAAGCAGAGAGAATTTGATGTGGCTGAGCAAAATTTGAAATTGGCATTTGAGGTGAAAGACAAGGCGAGACTTTTGGAGGAGATCACAAAGCACATTGATCTTTGTCGGCAGTTGTCCTCTGGGTTGGTCGAAAAAGCTGCAGTgacaaaggaaaaaacaaaacacttgttgCAGTTGCAGTACGTGGATCCCCTGGTTCTTGAGCACGGGGTCCAGCTAGACTCTGAGGTGAAGGAAACGGGACagctgaaaaccaaactgaaGGAAAATCTAGATATACTTAAGCACAATTTGATGCTGTTGAAAGATCATATGAGCACAATTCAGCAGTTGTCTGCTAAGTTGCAGGACAAAGAAGAAGAGGTGTTCCTTCTAAGAAAGCAGGCAGGGGACTTGTCTGGTTTGTTGCAACAGAGAGAACAAGAAGCACAAACACAGATGCACCAAGTGAAGGAAGAATTTGAAATGGAAAAACTAAAGTTGAAGGACCAGCTACTTCAGATGGAAAAGCTGGTAACTAAATTGGAGGCTGTATCAGGTGAAGGCAGAACACACAG GGCTCAACTTCAGGGAGTTACTGAGGAAAACTCTGCACTCAAAGAAAAACTAGCTGTATGCCAGCAAGATGTCCGCAAGCTAGAAGTTGATGTAAATAGACAGag aaaacaaacagaacagatgAAGAGTGAAAAGGAGAAGATGCAAAGTGAAGTCGAACTTCTCTTCAAAGAG AACACAAGGTACAGGGAAGAGGTGTTTGAAATCAGCACCAGGAACCTGCAGCTGAGCAGTGAGAATGCAGACCTGAATGCCAAGATCAAGACTGACCAGAGAACCATTCAGCTGCTGAACGAGAGGCTTGCACAGATCTCCCTGCAGAAGGAAGAGGAGGCTGTGGTTGCTAGACAATTGCAGGAAGCATCAGGCAGGCTTGAGAGAGAGCAGCTTCAGCAGCAATCTGGATGGCAGAGAGACAAAGAGCTGATGGAACAAGAGCTGCAAATCTCAAAAGAAAAG CTGCAGAGGCTGAAAGAAGTGGAGTCTGAATTTTCAAGTTTAACACTAAAACATCAGTGGCTGGAGCAGGACAAGGATCGTCTGGTTAAAGAGCTTGAGGAACAGAACGAGAAG ACTGAGAGGTTAGAAACCACTCTACAGAATGTTAGCGATCAGGCAGATGAGCTGCGCTCTGCACTCCAGGCAGCCAATCAGGACAAAGGATCCCTGACGAAAGAGACTGTGACAAAGCAGAAGATACTGCAGGAGACTGAGGACAAG ATCAAGCAGCTCGAAACAAATGTACAGCGGCTACGACAAGAAAAAGAGCAGCTACAGACCAGCTACCGGCAGGCAGATGAACAGGAGAAAATCTCTCTCAGGAAGGAGTGTGAAGCTCTTCGTTCACAGCTGCAACATTGTCAGCATAAG ATTGAGCTAATACATGCACAGGAGAGTGAGCTACAACGTGTGAACCAGGACTGTCAAACACTAAGAAGAAAACAGACTCAGTTGGAAGCATGCCTGGTGGAAGCTCAGGATCAG CTCCTGGAGGCCAGCACGACCCTGACACTGGCACAGTCTCAGCACGTGAGGGAGGTGCAGCAGCTGAAGGAGCAGGCAGGTACTGCGGTGTCCAGGGATCAGGTGGCACAGCTGCAGAGCCAGCTGGCAGAGGAGGAGCACAGAGGCCAGCGGCTGCAGGAGCAGATTAACATTCAGGCTGAGCAGGCTAGCAAACAGATGGCTCTTCAGCAG GAACAATACAAGCAAGTTCTGAAACAAATGGAGGAAAGGATGGAAGAGGTAGAGGCCAAACTGAAGAATCTGCGACTGGTGCTTCAGGAGAAGGTGACCCAGCTTAAAGAGCAG CTCGCCAGCAATGCAAAGTCTAATGTGCTGCTTAAGGACCTCTATGTGGAGAACTCGCAGCTGATGAAGGCTCTGCAGGTGACGGAGCAGCGGCAGAAAAGCGCAGAGAAGAAGAATTTCATCATGGAGGAAAAGATTGCAGCGCTGAACAAGCTGCTCCGCAAAATCACCCCAGCATCGCTGACAGTATAG